Genomic segment of Calditerricola satsumensis:
ACCTCGTGCTGCCTCAGCTCAACACGCTCAAAAAGATCGCCGCGCGGCTTGGCGTCACCTTGTATGAACTGAGCGAAGGCAGCGAAGAGAGCAGCCAGCGCATCGAAACGCTGCGCCGCATCCACCGGTACGTTCGCCAGCAGAAATGGCAAGAACTCGCCGCGCTTTTGGACGAGGAGGAACAGTCGGCCGCATCACGGGAACCCTTTTTCCGCGCCGCGCTGACCTGGGCCCGCGCCGTGGTGGTGATGGAGGCGGAGGAGAAACCGCACCGCGCCATCACCCTGTTGCACAACCTGCTGCACAAGATGGTGCCGCTCACGCTGGCGCTGCAAGGCCAAGTGGAAATGACGCTGGGCGACGCCCTGCTGCGAACGGCGCAGCCAGAGGAAGCCCGGCACATTCTCGAGCGAGCCTTTCACCGCATGGAATCCGCCCCTTCCCAATACGAGCCGTGGGTCCCCGTCCGAACCGCTTACCTGCTCAGCCTGGCGCACTGGCAATTGCAACAGGCCACCCGAAGCCTCTATTGGGCGGAAACCGCCCTGGAACTGGCCGACGCGCACGACCTAAGCTACCTCGTTGGCCAGGCGCACCTGCAAGCGGCCGTCGTGTTGGCGCATACCGGGCGATCGGCGGAGGCGCATCGCCACCTGGAGAAAGCCGCGTGCGCCGCACGGTTGACCGACGACGCCAGCCTGCAAGCGGAGATCGCCCAGTGGGAAGGGATGCTCTTTGCGCAGCGGCAAAATTCCTGAGACGGCGAAGGATGGGAACGACAGGCTGACGCGTTATCGGGATTTGGCCATGATTTGTTCAAAACTCTGACACAACTGTTCGCCGGCCTTCTTTGCTACAATCAAAAGAGGAACCTGTTCCCATGGCAAAGGAGGCGAAAACGTGAAAAACTTGCTTTCCTATTGGCGTCCCGCGCTGGTCGCCGCCGCGATCGCCCTTGCCCTCACCGGCTGCGGTGGAGCGAAAGAAGACAACCAAGGCACACAAGGAGGGCAGACGGAGCAAGGCCAGCAGCAGGGCGGACAAGCCCAGCAGCCGTCGGGTGACGGTTATGACGTCGCCAAGGCGGAAGCCTTGTACAAGCAAAACTGCGCCGCCTGTCACGGCGGGAACCTGGAGGGTGCCGTGGGCCCCAATCTGCAAACCGTTGGCTCGCGGCTGAGCAAGGACGAGATCCTGAACATCCTGCAAAACGGGAAAGGGACAATGCCGGGCGGCCTCGTGAAGGGCGAAGACGCCGAAACGCTGGCCGCGTGGCTGGCCGACAAGAAGTAAGGCAGAAGTTCCCGCATTCCCCCTGCTGCCTATGGCGCGGCAGGGAATTTTTTTGGCAACGCCAACGTTCCCTCCAGACAGGCCCATGCCAGGCGCATAAAAAAGCTGTTGACCGACTTCGGCCAACAGGCGCATCCTCAGGTTACCGAACCGTAACCGCAAGTTCCTTGTGATCATGCAGCGGTTCCTTCTCCACATGCACGCGAACCCGATACGCCCCCGGCTCCGGAAAGGCTACCGTCGTCACATAGGTGCCCGGCTGCTCCTCGTGGGCATCGGCGAAGGCGCGTTTCTGGGCACCTTCCCGCCCGTATTCCAGCCGCACCCGGGCTCCGGAAAGCGGGTGCCCCCCTTGCGCCACGACGATGGAAATGCGCTCCTTCTTGCCCGCGACAATCGGCTCGTCCATCTTGACGTCAAGGGTCAGGCTCCCGTGATCGTGGGAGTGGCCCTCCTTTTTCGGGGCTTCCGCTTCCGCCGGGTTCCCCACGACAAACGTGGTTTCCTCCATGCTGTGCATCTCGCGGGCGGTCACGTGGTACATCACGTGGTAACGCCCCGGTTGGTCAAGCCGTTTCCGGGCCTCATAGACGCCTTTGCCGCGATGCGCGGCGGGAAGGAATTCGTGCTGCGCATCGCCCTCACGCCACAACTCCACCTTCGCCTCTTGGGCATCGTCCACCGGTTTTCCATCTTGCGTGACCGAAAGGCGGAAGGTCACCTCATCGCCCGGTTGGATCGTTTGCGGTTCAATGGTCAGGGTCACGGCAATCGGCGAGGACGGAGCGGGCGGCTGCGTCGCGTTTTGGCAAGCGCCGAGCAGCACAGCCATGCCGATGAGTCCCACTGCCATGCCCAGGATCCTGCTGATACGCACGGATATCCCTCCTCAATTCCTCCGCTGGAGATTCGGCCACAGCATGTCTCTCCCAGTATAGGGCAAGCGCGTTCCCTTCCCAATGGCCCTTAAGAGCCATGAGGCGGTTCCCACGCCGACGGCTGAGGCGCGATTGAAAAATGTTCACTCATCATCGATTCTAGACAAAGAAAAATACCCTCCCTATCCCTCAAAAGGGCTAGGTTGTGACAAATGATTGGCTTTGTTTCTTCAGTCATGGCCCTCGTTGGGAGACGCACGCAAAAACCCCTGAAGCCCGAAGCTTCAGGGGCACTGTGCTTCATTGGCCATCCCCACGAATCGACCCGTTACGCGTTCGCAT
This window contains:
- a CDS encoding helix-turn-helix domain-containing protein, which gives rise to MSLGQTIRTLRQRRGMSQSELAEGICTQSEISRIENDLVLPQLNTLKKIAARLGVTLYELSEGSEESSQRIETLRRIHRYVRQQKWQELAALLDEEEQSAASREPFFRAALTWARAVVVMEAEEKPHRAITLLHNLLHKMVPLTLALQGQVEMTLGDALLRTAQPEEARHILERAFHRMESAPSQYEPWVPVRTAYLLSLAHWQLQQATRSLYWAETALELADAHDLSYLVGQAHLQAAVVLAHTGRSAEAHRHLEKAACAARLTDDASLQAEIAQWEGMLFAQRQNS
- the cccB gene encoding cytochrome c551, which codes for MKNLLSYWRPALVAAAIALALTGCGGAKEDNQGTQGGQTEQGQQQGGQAQQPSGDGYDVAKAEALYKQNCAACHGGNLEGAVGPNLQTVGSRLSKDEILNILQNGKGTMPGGLVKGEDAETLAAWLADKK
- a CDS encoding FixH family protein, translating into MRISRILGMAVGLIGMAVLLGACQNATQPPAPSSPIAVTLTIEPQTIQPGDEVTFRLSVTQDGKPVDDAQEAKVELWREGDAQHEFLPAAHRGKGVYEARKRLDQPGRYHVMYHVTAREMHSMEETTFVVGNPAEAEAPKKEGHSHDHGSLTLDVKMDEPIVAGKKERISIVVAQGGHPLSGARVRLEYGREGAQKRAFADAHEEQPGTYVTTVAFPEPGAYRVRVHVEKEPLHDHKELAVTVR